A genomic region of Aureimonas populi contains the following coding sequences:
- a CDS encoding AAA family ATPase, which translates to MSDDNIIHFNPWRDFNDAPPLPDPFAVEPDASQIARFIDVVFGYSEGLIPVRGFVDKGQGKDGRPHNIWIEADARAPEKLATFAGWAAREGAAVYVIPGTVAETGQARAADVMQMQSLVVDLDSGDIPAKLDHLVHHLGRPTLIIESGGRTLEGVTKLHVWWQLTEPAEGADLAMLCQLRGEIALKVGGDTHFRSAHQPIRVPGTVYHKGGLTRLVQIREATGMEVDLPEMAERVADMPPMPGVGMGTAEPRQKPAIDDVLVTPVHEGGTDDWSRFEGASAAIGYFLRLVHEGRMSMDEGWTAICGYNAAMLRPSWPLDRLKRETNRLWELHIKRHGPPLLRLDSAITAPADLPTFSLGALLDDTSPMPEDIIGPRVLTPGGLLVLGGAPKVGKSDFLISWLVHMAAGVPFLGFTPPRPLRVFYLQAEIQYHYLRERMQQIALPVTVIAAARDTFIATPKLRLLLDAKGVARVAEAIRAAFPDAPPDIIVIDPIRNLFDGGPDGGGENENAAMMFFLKDRVESLREAINPEAGVILAHHTRKATRQQVKDDPFLALSGASALRGFYTTGLLMHLPDEDSTVRRLEIELRNGPALLGKLIDKVKGEWVELNPMNERLVRKEAGAKLDAERLRKGDVILTILHEEAAAGRLYTTTQFGEAFENKAGLGSKYTIRDRIGVLTTKGQIKFLRDGRPFGMAVVRSRFGYLVVEDMRFGTETQIDPDTGEVLGEGQPVLPSHYKCASTGACLQVENPAIWVHPEGLDD; encoded by the coding sequence ATGAGCGACGACAACATCATCCACTTCAACCCCTGGCGGGATTTCAACGACGCGCCGCCGCTGCCCGATCCCTTCGCGGTCGAACCGGATGCGAGCCAGATCGCCCGCTTCATCGATGTGGTCTTCGGCTACTCCGAGGGTCTGATCCCGGTTCGCGGCTTCGTCGACAAGGGTCAGGGCAAGGACGGCCGCCCGCACAACATCTGGATCGAGGCGGACGCCAGGGCGCCCGAGAAGCTCGCGACCTTCGCTGGCTGGGCCGCGCGAGAGGGCGCTGCGGTCTATGTCATCCCCGGCACGGTCGCGGAGACCGGGCAGGCTCGTGCTGCCGACGTGATGCAGATGCAGAGCCTCGTGGTCGATCTCGACTCGGGCGACATCCCCGCCAAGCTCGATCACCTCGTCCACCATCTCGGCCGCCCGACGCTGATCATCGAGAGCGGCGGGCGCACGCTCGAGGGTGTGACCAAGCTCCATGTCTGGTGGCAACTGACCGAGCCAGCGGAAGGCGCGGACCTCGCCATGCTCTGCCAGCTTCGCGGCGAGATCGCGCTGAAGGTTGGCGGCGACACGCATTTCCGCTCGGCCCACCAGCCCATCCGCGTCCCCGGCACCGTCTATCACAAGGGCGGGCTGACCCGGCTCGTGCAGATCCGCGAGGCGACCGGGATGGAGGTCGATCTCCCCGAGATGGCCGAGCGCGTCGCCGACATGCCGCCCATGCCCGGCGTCGGCATGGGCACGGCCGAGCCGCGCCAGAAACCCGCCATCGACGATGTCCTCGTGACCCCGGTGCACGAAGGCGGCACGGACGACTGGTCCCGTTTCGAGGGCGCCTCGGCCGCCATCGGCTATTTCCTGCGCCTCGTCCACGAGGGCCGGATGTCGATGGACGAGGGCTGGACGGCGATCTGCGGCTACAACGCCGCGATGCTGCGCCCGTCCTGGCCGCTCGACCGGCTGAAGCGCGAGACGAACCGTCTGTGGGAACTTCACATCAAGCGGCACGGGCCACCGCTCCTTCGCCTCGACAGTGCGATCACGGCACCGGCCGACCTACCGACCTTCAGCCTCGGCGCGCTGCTCGACGACACGAGCCCGATGCCCGAGGACATCATCGGCCCGCGCGTCCTGACCCCGGGCGGGCTTCTGGTGCTGGGCGGCGCTCCGAAGGTCGGCAAGAGCGACTTCCTGATCTCCTGGCTTGTGCACATGGCGGCGGGCGTGCCGTTCCTCGGCTTCACGCCGCCCCGGCCGCTGCGCGTGTTCTACCTGCAGGCCGAAATCCAGTATCACTACCTGCGCGAGCGCATGCAGCAGATCGCGCTGCCCGTTACCGTGATCGCCGCCGCGCGCGACACATTCATCGCTACGCCGAAACTCAGGCTGCTCCTCGATGCGAAGGGCGTCGCCCGCGTCGCCGAGGCGATCCGGGCGGCATTTCCGGACGCGCCGCCCGACATCATCGTCATCGATCCGATCCGCAACCTCTTCGACGGCGGCCCCGACGGCGGCGGGGAGAACGAGAACGCCGCCATGATGTTCTTCCTGAAGGACCGGGTGGAGTCCCTGCGCGAGGCGATCAATCCGGAGGCGGGCGTCATCCTCGCCCACCACACGCGCAAGGCCACCAGGCAACAGGTCAAGGACGATCCCTTCCTTGCCCTTTCCGGGGCCAGCGCGCTGCGCGGTTTCTATACCACCGGCCTGTTGATGCACCTTCCCGACGAGGACAGCACCGTCCGCAGGCTCGAAATCGAACTTCGCAACGGACCTGCGCTGCTGGGAAAGCTGATCGACAAGGTGAAGGGCGAATGGGTCGAACTGAACCCGATGAACGAGCGCCTCGTGCGCAAGGAGGCGGGAGCGAAGCTCGATGCTGAGCGGCTCCGCAAGGGAGACGTGATCCTCACGATCCTGCACGAGGAAGCGGCGGCCGGGCGGCTCTACACCACCACGCAGTTCGGTGAGGCCTTCGAGAACAAGGCAGGTCTGGGCAGCAAGTACACGATCCGCGACCGGATCGGCGTGCTGACGACGAAGGGGCAGATCAAGTTCCTGCGTGATGGCCGCCCCTTCGGCATGGCCGTAGTGCGCTCCCGCTTCGGCTATCTCGTCGTCGAAGACATGCGCTTCGGGACGGAAACCCAGATCGATCCCGATACCGGTGAGGTTCTGGGCGAAGGCCAGCCGGTGCTGCCGAGCCACTATAAATGCGCCAGCACGGGAGCCTGCCTGCAGGTCGAGAACCCCGCCATCTGGGTCCACCCGGAGGGGCTCGATGACTGA
- a CDS encoding DUF6511 domain-containing protein — translation MVDLTEEERAAITATMKRVALLMDEIGWATPLADLTEAQVRALIEEAVEGFREAMSDIARAQAAEVPF, via the coding sequence ATGGTTGACCTGACCGAGGAGGAACGCGCCGCCATCACCGCCACGATGAAACGTGTGGCGCTGCTGATGGACGAAATCGGCTGGGCGACTCCGCTCGCCGATCTGACCGAGGCGCAGGTACGCGCGCTGATCGAGGAGGCCGTGGAGGGCTTCCGCGAGGCCATGTCCGACATCGCCCGGGCGCAGGCGGCGGAGGTGCCGTTCTGA